In Phyllopteryx taeniolatus isolate TA_2022b chromosome 1, UOR_Ptae_1.2, whole genome shotgun sequence, the following proteins share a genomic window:
- the frmd4bb gene encoding FERM domain-containing protein 4B isoform X3, with translation MSQECIRSCAPPGALYQMTEGRLCQVQLLDDRKLELLVQPKLLSYELVDLVSSHFNLKEKEFFGLAFFNENGQCKWLQMDRRVLDHDFSKRHGSIALNFLVRFYVENITQLKDIITVELFFLNAKSAVYNGIIEVESENVFKLAANALQESKGDYTSDEATRADLKKLPTLPTKVLKEHPSLAYCEDRVTDYYKQLRGVSRGQAIVQYLTLVESLPTYGVHYYEVKDKQGMPWWLGISYKGIGQYDLQDKLKPRKLYQWKQLENLYFREKKFAVEVNDPHRRAVTKRTFGQTGLLIHTWYASHSLIKTIWVMAISQHQFYLDRKQSKTKLGASKSLEEIAMDLTEHAGAKINKLGESILKNNLITASNGSLVSTGSGDSEMSEEQKKEKLSELRKKEQEIQDLLAKKTKELKKICLREAELTGKLPKEYPLSSDERPPQVRRRVGTAFKLDDLFPYNEDPFLRNLESRFALQQKIVEAAKKLANESELCKTVKKKRRRNCLDAMHKLQQIENEMNHYRIKKGKRPTQRASVIIADEIMRSDCSSLSSLPLEDDDSDSASQRPRSRSVQDSPQFSPLRSLGAEYDVERQTSPRENNHNKRLAFEGQEASLYYHKPREVSSIHSSPYKTLPRPPRDPRSMPPTPVMTRNAYSSSQLRCEGLPHGFRARSGSLESQPQLRKDEDPEKPVFTLSPAHRSNSTEMLEDCSSYTSQSSLDFCGPASSQYSTLDSRNSTMHRLHRNVEVYGNTGSMPNLVQHHSGCSYACETSAHYAPSAYYVSGCPCPDMEPYANGSYVYESDVEGHYNVNPSYQMNGYHGHDRFRHYGSDRADGLSQNPYATVRPPRSREGPRNELLAKNMQKAMVAEHLRGWYHRNRVPREGERAGYDFDCGSQLSLGYQTMPAAFSHSSRTTSFSSVSSVESAGNWRNQLAVGLTDYDTPNIPQYSQHAVPSSPYNRSPTHNRFYLGNSYTSIQ, from the exons ATGAGTCAGGAATGTATCCGCAGCTGCGCTCCTCCTGGAGCGCTTTACCAG ATGACCGAGGGCAGACTGTGTCAAGTTCAGCTGCTGGATGACAGGAAGCTGGAGCTGCTGGTTCAG CCAAAGCTGCTGTCATACGAACTCGTCGACCTGGTCTCCTCCCATTTCAACCTCAAAGAGAAGGAATTCTTCGGACTTGCATTTTTTAATGAGAA CGGTCAGTGTAAGTGGCTGCAGATGGACCGCAGAGTTCTTGATCATGACTTTTCCAAGAGGCATGGCTCAATTGCCCTCAACTTCCTGGTCAG ATTCTATGTAGAAAACATAACACAGCTCAAGGACATCATAACAGTGGAGTTATTCTTCCTGAATGCAAAATCTGCTGTCTACAAT GGGATTATAGAAGTTGAGAGTGAGAATGTCTTCAAATTGGCAGCAAATGCTTTGCAG GAGTCTAAAGGAGACTACACAAG TGATGAAGCCACACGAGCTGACTTAAAGAAACTGCCCACTCTTCCCACTAAAGTCCTCAAGGAGCACCCATCACTTGCATACTG TGAGGATCGAGTCACCGACTATTATAAACAACTAAGAGGAGTCTCCAGAGGACAGGCGATTGTGCA GTATCTGACACTTGTGGAATCCTTGCCCACATACGGTGTCCACTATTATGAAGTGAAG GATAAACAAGGGATGCCATGGTGGCTTGGGATCAGCTATAAAGGCATTGGCCAGTATGATCTACAAGATAAGCTGAAGCCTAGAAAG CTTTATCAGTGGAAGCAACTGGAAAATTTGTACTTCAGGGAGAAAAAGTTTGCAGTGGAGGTTAATGACCCACACAG GAGAGCAGTAACCAAACGGACCTTCGGACAGACAGGCCTCCTCATCCACACTTGGTATGCGAGCCACTCTTTAATCAAAACTATTTGGGTCATGGCTATTAGCCAACACCAGTTCTACTTGGacagaaaacaaagcaaa ACTAAACTCGGGGCCTCGAAAAGCTTGGAGGAAATCGCCATGGATCTCACTGAGCATGCAGGGGCAAAGATAAACAAACTTGGAGAGtcaatcctgaaaaataacttgaTTACAGCCAGCAATGGGAGCCTGGTATCAACAG GTTCTGGAGACTCCGAAATGAGTGAGGAGCAGAAGAAAGAGAAACTTTCTGAGCTGAGAAAAAAAGAGCAGGAGATTCAAGATCTCTTGGCCAAGAAGACAAAGGAACTAAAGAAGATTTGTTTGAGGGAAGCG GAGCTTACTGGCAAGCTGCCAAAGGAGTACCCCTTGTCTTCAGATGAACGACCACCACAGGTTAGACGGCGAGTTGGCACTGCTTTCAAGTTGGATGACCTTTTCCCTTACAATGAG GATCCTTTTCTGAGAAATCTGGAGAGCAGATTTGCCCTCCAGCAGAAGATAGTGGAGGCTGCTAAAAAGCTGGCAAATGAGTCAGAACTGTGTAAGACAGTCAAGAAGAAAAGGAGGAGAAACTGTTTAGATGCTATGCACAAGCTTCAGCAGATTGAGAATGAGATGAACCATTACCGAATCAAGAAGGGGAAAAGACCCACTCAGCGAGCTTCAGTAATCATTGCTG ATGAAATCATGCGATCAGATTGTAGCTCCTTGTCCAGCCTCCCGTTGGAGGACG ATGACTCGGATAGCGCTAGTCAGCGGCCACGATCACGGTCTGTGCAAGACTCCCCACAGTTCAGCCCATTACGCTCACTGGGAGCAGAATACGATGTGGAGAGGCAAACATCTCCAAGGGAAAATAACCATAACAAAAG ATTAGCTTTTGAAGGCCAAGAGGCTTCCCTCTACTACCACAAACCAAGAGAGGTCTCCTCCATCCACAGTAGCCCTTATAAAACCCTCCCCAGACCTCCCAGAGACCCCCGCAGCATGCCTCCCACACCAGTTATGACCCGCAATGCCTACAGCAGCAGCCAGCTCAG GTGCGAAGGCTTGCCTCATGGCTTCAGGGCTCGCAGTGGAAGTTTGGAGTCACAGCCCCAGTTGAGAAAGGACGAAGACCCAGAGAAGCCAGTTTTCACCTTGTCACCAGCCCACCGCAGCAACAGCACAGAGATGTTGGAGGATTGCTCTTCCTACACCAGTCAGTCCAGTCTGGACTTCTGCGGGCCTGCCAGTTCCCAATACAGCACCTTAGATTCCCGAAACTCCACCATGCATCGTCTCCACCGCAACGTGGAAGTGTATGGAAATACAGGGAGCATGCCCAACCTGGTGCAGCACCATTCTGGGTGTAGTTACGCCTGTGAGACCTCAGCACACTATGCACCCAGTGCCTACTACGTCTCCGGCTGTCCGTGTCCAGACATGGAGCCTTACGCTAATGGTTCCTATGTGTATGAGAGTGACGTAGAAGGCCACTACAACGTCAACCCCTCGTATCAAATGAACGGCTATCACGGACATGACAGATTCAGGCATTACGGCTCTGACCGAGCTGACGGCCTTTCCCAGAATCCCTACGCGACGGTGAGGCCGCCACGGAGCAGGGAGGGACCCAGAAATGAACTTTTGGCAAAGAACATGCAGAAGGCTATGGTAGCAGAACATCTGAGAGGGTGGTACCATCGGAACCGTGTCCCCAGAGAAGGAGAGCGAGCGGGATATGACTTTGACTGTGGCTCTCAGCTCAGCCTAGGCTACCAGACCATGCCGGCGGCATTCAGCCATTCCAGCAGGACAACCTCTTTCTCATCAG
- the frmd4bb gene encoding FERM domain-containing protein 4B isoform X1 gives MSQECIRSCAPPGALYQMTEGRLCQVQLLDDRKLELLVQPKLLSYELVDLVSSHFNLKEKEFFGLAFFNENGQCKWLQMDRRVLDHDFSKRHGSIALNFLVRFYVENITQLKDIITVELFFLNAKSAVYNGIIEVESENVFKLAANALQESKGDYTSDEATRADLKKLPTLPTKVLKEHPSLAYCEDRVTDYYKQLRGVSRGQAIVQYLTLVESLPTYGVHYYEVKDKQGMPWWLGISYKGIGQYDLQDKLKPRKLYQWKQLENLYFREKKFAVEVNDPHRRAVTKRTFGQTGLLIHTWYASHSLIKTIWVMAISQHQFYLDRKQSKTKLGASKSLEEIAMDLTEHAGAKINKLGESILKNNLITASNGSLVSTGSGDSEMSEEQKKEKLSELRKKEQEIQDLLAKKTKELKKICLREAELTGKLPKEYPLSSDERPPQVRRRVGTAFKLDDLFPYNEDPFLRNLESRFALQQKIVEAAKKLANESELCKTVKKKRRRNCLDAMHKLQQIENEMNHYRIKKGKRPTQRASVIIADEIMRSDCSSLSSLPLEDDDSDSASQRPRSRSVQDSPQFSPLRSLGAEYDVERQTSPRENNHNKRLAFEGQEASLYYHKPREVSSIHSSPYKTLPRPPRDPRSMPPTPVMTRNAYSSSQLRCEGLPHGFRARSGSLESQPQLRKDEDPEKPVFTLSPAHRSNSTEMLEDCSSYTSQSSLDFCGPASSQYSTLDSRNSTMHRLHRNVEVYGNTGSMPNLVQHHSGCSYACETSAHYAPSAYYVSGCPCPDMEPYANGSYVYESDVEGHYNVNPSYQMNGYHGHDRFRHYGSDRADGLSQNPYATVRPPRSREGPRNELLAKNMQKAMVAEHLRGWYHRNRVPREGERAGYDFDCGSQLSLGYQTMPAAFSHSSRTTSFSSVSSVESAGNWRNQLAVGLTDYDTPNIPQYSQHAVPSSPYNRSPTHNRCSPENRVLGSDTKPNKCESVEVVGADASDNHSST, from the exons ATGAGTCAGGAATGTATCCGCAGCTGCGCTCCTCCTGGAGCGCTTTACCAG ATGACCGAGGGCAGACTGTGTCAAGTTCAGCTGCTGGATGACAGGAAGCTGGAGCTGCTGGTTCAG CCAAAGCTGCTGTCATACGAACTCGTCGACCTGGTCTCCTCCCATTTCAACCTCAAAGAGAAGGAATTCTTCGGACTTGCATTTTTTAATGAGAA CGGTCAGTGTAAGTGGCTGCAGATGGACCGCAGAGTTCTTGATCATGACTTTTCCAAGAGGCATGGCTCAATTGCCCTCAACTTCCTGGTCAG ATTCTATGTAGAAAACATAACACAGCTCAAGGACATCATAACAGTGGAGTTATTCTTCCTGAATGCAAAATCTGCTGTCTACAAT GGGATTATAGAAGTTGAGAGTGAGAATGTCTTCAAATTGGCAGCAAATGCTTTGCAG GAGTCTAAAGGAGACTACACAAG TGATGAAGCCACACGAGCTGACTTAAAGAAACTGCCCACTCTTCCCACTAAAGTCCTCAAGGAGCACCCATCACTTGCATACTG TGAGGATCGAGTCACCGACTATTATAAACAACTAAGAGGAGTCTCCAGAGGACAGGCGATTGTGCA GTATCTGACACTTGTGGAATCCTTGCCCACATACGGTGTCCACTATTATGAAGTGAAG GATAAACAAGGGATGCCATGGTGGCTTGGGATCAGCTATAAAGGCATTGGCCAGTATGATCTACAAGATAAGCTGAAGCCTAGAAAG CTTTATCAGTGGAAGCAACTGGAAAATTTGTACTTCAGGGAGAAAAAGTTTGCAGTGGAGGTTAATGACCCACACAG GAGAGCAGTAACCAAACGGACCTTCGGACAGACAGGCCTCCTCATCCACACTTGGTATGCGAGCCACTCTTTAATCAAAACTATTTGGGTCATGGCTATTAGCCAACACCAGTTCTACTTGGacagaaaacaaagcaaa ACTAAACTCGGGGCCTCGAAAAGCTTGGAGGAAATCGCCATGGATCTCACTGAGCATGCAGGGGCAAAGATAAACAAACTTGGAGAGtcaatcctgaaaaataacttgaTTACAGCCAGCAATGGGAGCCTGGTATCAACAG GTTCTGGAGACTCCGAAATGAGTGAGGAGCAGAAGAAAGAGAAACTTTCTGAGCTGAGAAAAAAAGAGCAGGAGATTCAAGATCTCTTGGCCAAGAAGACAAAGGAACTAAAGAAGATTTGTTTGAGGGAAGCG GAGCTTACTGGCAAGCTGCCAAAGGAGTACCCCTTGTCTTCAGATGAACGACCACCACAGGTTAGACGGCGAGTTGGCACTGCTTTCAAGTTGGATGACCTTTTCCCTTACAATGAG GATCCTTTTCTGAGAAATCTGGAGAGCAGATTTGCCCTCCAGCAGAAGATAGTGGAGGCTGCTAAAAAGCTGGCAAATGAGTCAGAACTGTGTAAGACAGTCAAGAAGAAAAGGAGGAGAAACTGTTTAGATGCTATGCACAAGCTTCAGCAGATTGAGAATGAGATGAACCATTACCGAATCAAGAAGGGGAAAAGACCCACTCAGCGAGCTTCAGTAATCATTGCTG ATGAAATCATGCGATCAGATTGTAGCTCCTTGTCCAGCCTCCCGTTGGAGGACG ATGACTCGGATAGCGCTAGTCAGCGGCCACGATCACGGTCTGTGCAAGACTCCCCACAGTTCAGCCCATTACGCTCACTGGGAGCAGAATACGATGTGGAGAGGCAAACATCTCCAAGGGAAAATAACCATAACAAAAG ATTAGCTTTTGAAGGCCAAGAGGCTTCCCTCTACTACCACAAACCAAGAGAGGTCTCCTCCATCCACAGTAGCCCTTATAAAACCCTCCCCAGACCTCCCAGAGACCCCCGCAGCATGCCTCCCACACCAGTTATGACCCGCAATGCCTACAGCAGCAGCCAGCTCAG GTGCGAAGGCTTGCCTCATGGCTTCAGGGCTCGCAGTGGAAGTTTGGAGTCACAGCCCCAGTTGAGAAAGGACGAAGACCCAGAGAAGCCAGTTTTCACCTTGTCACCAGCCCACCGCAGCAACAGCACAGAGATGTTGGAGGATTGCTCTTCCTACACCAGTCAGTCCAGTCTGGACTTCTGCGGGCCTGCCAGTTCCCAATACAGCACCTTAGATTCCCGAAACTCCACCATGCATCGTCTCCACCGCAACGTGGAAGTGTATGGAAATACAGGGAGCATGCCCAACCTGGTGCAGCACCATTCTGGGTGTAGTTACGCCTGTGAGACCTCAGCACACTATGCACCCAGTGCCTACTACGTCTCCGGCTGTCCGTGTCCAGACATGGAGCCTTACGCTAATGGTTCCTATGTGTATGAGAGTGACGTAGAAGGCCACTACAACGTCAACCCCTCGTATCAAATGAACGGCTATCACGGACATGACAGATTCAGGCATTACGGCTCTGACCGAGCTGACGGCCTTTCCCAGAATCCCTACGCGACGGTGAGGCCGCCACGGAGCAGGGAGGGACCCAGAAATGAACTTTTGGCAAAGAACATGCAGAAGGCTATGGTAGCAGAACATCTGAGAGGGTGGTACCATCGGAACCGTGTCCCCAGAGAAGGAGAGCGAGCGGGATATGACTTTGACTGTGGCTCTCAGCTCAGCCTAGGCTACCAGACCATGCCGGCGGCATTCAGCCATTCCAGCAGGACAACCTCTTTCTCATCAG
- the frmd4bb gene encoding FERM domain-containing protein 4B isoform X4 produces the protein MTGSWSCWFRFYVENITQLKDIITVELFFLNAKSAVYNGIIEVESENVFKLAANALQESKGDYTSDEATRADLKKLPTLPTKVLKEHPSLAYCEDRVTDYYKQLRGVSRGQAIVQYLTLVESLPTYGVHYYEVKDKQGMPWWLGISYKGIGQYDLQDKLKPRKLYQWKQLENLYFREKKFAVEVNDPHRRAVTKRTFGQTGLLIHTWYASHSLIKTIWVMAISQHQFYLDRKQSKTKLGASKSLEEIAMDLTEHAGAKINKLGESILKNNLITASNGSLVSTGSGDSEMSEEQKKEKLSELRKKEQEIQDLLAKKTKELKKICLREAELTGKLPKEYPLSSDERPPQVRRRVGTAFKLDDLFPYNEDPFLRNLESRFALQQKIVEAAKKLANESELCKTVKKKRRRNCLDAMHKLQQIENEMNHYRIKKGKRPTQRASVIIADEIMRSDCSSLSSLPLEDDDSDSASQRPRSRSVQDSPQFSPLRSLGAEYDVERQTSPRENNHNKRLAFEGQEASLYYHKPREVSSIHSSPYKTLPRPPRDPRSMPPTPVMTRNAYSSSQLRCEGLPHGFRARSGSLESQPQLRKDEDPEKPVFTLSPAHRSNSTEMLEDCSSYTSQSSLDFCGPASSQYSTLDSRNSTMHRLHRNVEVYGNTGSMPNLVQHHSGCSYACETSAHYAPSAYYVSGCPCPDMEPYANGSYVYESDVEGHYNVNPSYQMNGYHGHDRFRHYGSDRADGLSQNPYATVRPPRSREGPRNELLAKNMQKAMVAEHLRGWYHRNRVPREGERAGYDFDCGSQLSLGYQTMPAAFSHSSRTTSFSSVSSVESAGNWRNQLAVGLTDYDTPNIPQYSQHAVPSSPYNRSPTHNRCSPENRVLGSDTKPNKCESVEVVGADASDNHSST, from the exons ATGACAGGAAGCTGGAGCTGCTGGTTCAG ATTCTATGTAGAAAACATAACACAGCTCAAGGACATCATAACAGTGGAGTTATTCTTCCTGAATGCAAAATCTGCTGTCTACAAT GGGATTATAGAAGTTGAGAGTGAGAATGTCTTCAAATTGGCAGCAAATGCTTTGCAG GAGTCTAAAGGAGACTACACAAG TGATGAAGCCACACGAGCTGACTTAAAGAAACTGCCCACTCTTCCCACTAAAGTCCTCAAGGAGCACCCATCACTTGCATACTG TGAGGATCGAGTCACCGACTATTATAAACAACTAAGAGGAGTCTCCAGAGGACAGGCGATTGTGCA GTATCTGACACTTGTGGAATCCTTGCCCACATACGGTGTCCACTATTATGAAGTGAAG GATAAACAAGGGATGCCATGGTGGCTTGGGATCAGCTATAAAGGCATTGGCCAGTATGATCTACAAGATAAGCTGAAGCCTAGAAAG CTTTATCAGTGGAAGCAACTGGAAAATTTGTACTTCAGGGAGAAAAAGTTTGCAGTGGAGGTTAATGACCCACACAG GAGAGCAGTAACCAAACGGACCTTCGGACAGACAGGCCTCCTCATCCACACTTGGTATGCGAGCCACTCTTTAATCAAAACTATTTGGGTCATGGCTATTAGCCAACACCAGTTCTACTTGGacagaaaacaaagcaaa ACTAAACTCGGGGCCTCGAAAAGCTTGGAGGAAATCGCCATGGATCTCACTGAGCATGCAGGGGCAAAGATAAACAAACTTGGAGAGtcaatcctgaaaaataacttgaTTACAGCCAGCAATGGGAGCCTGGTATCAACAG GTTCTGGAGACTCCGAAATGAGTGAGGAGCAGAAGAAAGAGAAACTTTCTGAGCTGAGAAAAAAAGAGCAGGAGATTCAAGATCTCTTGGCCAAGAAGACAAAGGAACTAAAGAAGATTTGTTTGAGGGAAGCG GAGCTTACTGGCAAGCTGCCAAAGGAGTACCCCTTGTCTTCAGATGAACGACCACCACAGGTTAGACGGCGAGTTGGCACTGCTTTCAAGTTGGATGACCTTTTCCCTTACAATGAG GATCCTTTTCTGAGAAATCTGGAGAGCAGATTTGCCCTCCAGCAGAAGATAGTGGAGGCTGCTAAAAAGCTGGCAAATGAGTCAGAACTGTGTAAGACAGTCAAGAAGAAAAGGAGGAGAAACTGTTTAGATGCTATGCACAAGCTTCAGCAGATTGAGAATGAGATGAACCATTACCGAATCAAGAAGGGGAAAAGACCCACTCAGCGAGCTTCAGTAATCATTGCTG ATGAAATCATGCGATCAGATTGTAGCTCCTTGTCCAGCCTCCCGTTGGAGGACG ATGACTCGGATAGCGCTAGTCAGCGGCCACGATCACGGTCTGTGCAAGACTCCCCACAGTTCAGCCCATTACGCTCACTGGGAGCAGAATACGATGTGGAGAGGCAAACATCTCCAAGGGAAAATAACCATAACAAAAG ATTAGCTTTTGAAGGCCAAGAGGCTTCCCTCTACTACCACAAACCAAGAGAGGTCTCCTCCATCCACAGTAGCCCTTATAAAACCCTCCCCAGACCTCCCAGAGACCCCCGCAGCATGCCTCCCACACCAGTTATGACCCGCAATGCCTACAGCAGCAGCCAGCTCAG GTGCGAAGGCTTGCCTCATGGCTTCAGGGCTCGCAGTGGAAGTTTGGAGTCACAGCCCCAGTTGAGAAAGGACGAAGACCCAGAGAAGCCAGTTTTCACCTTGTCACCAGCCCACCGCAGCAACAGCACAGAGATGTTGGAGGATTGCTCTTCCTACACCAGTCAGTCCAGTCTGGACTTCTGCGGGCCTGCCAGTTCCCAATACAGCACCTTAGATTCCCGAAACTCCACCATGCATCGTCTCCACCGCAACGTGGAAGTGTATGGAAATACAGGGAGCATGCCCAACCTGGTGCAGCACCATTCTGGGTGTAGTTACGCCTGTGAGACCTCAGCACACTATGCACCCAGTGCCTACTACGTCTCCGGCTGTCCGTGTCCAGACATGGAGCCTTACGCTAATGGTTCCTATGTGTATGAGAGTGACGTAGAAGGCCACTACAACGTCAACCCCTCGTATCAAATGAACGGCTATCACGGACATGACAGATTCAGGCATTACGGCTCTGACCGAGCTGACGGCCTTTCCCAGAATCCCTACGCGACGGTGAGGCCGCCACGGAGCAGGGAGGGACCCAGAAATGAACTTTTGGCAAAGAACATGCAGAAGGCTATGGTAGCAGAACATCTGAGAGGGTGGTACCATCGGAACCGTGTCCCCAGAGAAGGAGAGCGAGCGGGATATGACTTTGACTGTGGCTCTCAGCTCAGCCTAGGCTACCAGACCATGCCGGCGGCATTCAGCCATTCCAGCAGGACAACCTCTTTCTCATCAG
- the frmd4bb gene encoding FERM domain-containing protein 4B isoform X2 — protein MTEGRLCQVQLLDDRKLELLVQPKLLSYELVDLVSSHFNLKEKEFFGLAFFNENGQCKWLQMDRRVLDHDFSKRHGSIALNFLVRFYVENITQLKDIITVELFFLNAKSAVYNGIIEVESENVFKLAANALQESKGDYTSDEATRADLKKLPTLPTKVLKEHPSLAYCEDRVTDYYKQLRGVSRGQAIVQYLTLVESLPTYGVHYYEVKDKQGMPWWLGISYKGIGQYDLQDKLKPRKLYQWKQLENLYFREKKFAVEVNDPHRRAVTKRTFGQTGLLIHTWYASHSLIKTIWVMAISQHQFYLDRKQSKTKLGASKSLEEIAMDLTEHAGAKINKLGESILKNNLITASNGSLVSTGSGDSEMSEEQKKEKLSELRKKEQEIQDLLAKKTKELKKICLREAELTGKLPKEYPLSSDERPPQVRRRVGTAFKLDDLFPYNEDPFLRNLESRFALQQKIVEAAKKLANESELCKTVKKKRRRNCLDAMHKLQQIENEMNHYRIKKGKRPTQRASVIIADEIMRSDCSSLSSLPLEDDDSDSASQRPRSRSVQDSPQFSPLRSLGAEYDVERQTSPRENNHNKRLAFEGQEASLYYHKPREVSSIHSSPYKTLPRPPRDPRSMPPTPVMTRNAYSSSQLRCEGLPHGFRARSGSLESQPQLRKDEDPEKPVFTLSPAHRSNSTEMLEDCSSYTSQSSLDFCGPASSQYSTLDSRNSTMHRLHRNVEVYGNTGSMPNLVQHHSGCSYACETSAHYAPSAYYVSGCPCPDMEPYANGSYVYESDVEGHYNVNPSYQMNGYHGHDRFRHYGSDRADGLSQNPYATVRPPRSREGPRNELLAKNMQKAMVAEHLRGWYHRNRVPREGERAGYDFDCGSQLSLGYQTMPAAFSHSSRTTSFSSVSSVESAGNWRNQLAVGLTDYDTPNIPQYSQHAVPSSPYNRSPTHNRCSPENRVLGSDTKPNKCESVEVVGADASDNHSST, from the exons ATGACCGAGGGCAGACTGTGTCAAGTTCAGCTGCTGGATGACAGGAAGCTGGAGCTGCTGGTTCAG CCAAAGCTGCTGTCATACGAACTCGTCGACCTGGTCTCCTCCCATTTCAACCTCAAAGAGAAGGAATTCTTCGGACTTGCATTTTTTAATGAGAA CGGTCAGTGTAAGTGGCTGCAGATGGACCGCAGAGTTCTTGATCATGACTTTTCCAAGAGGCATGGCTCAATTGCCCTCAACTTCCTGGTCAG ATTCTATGTAGAAAACATAACACAGCTCAAGGACATCATAACAGTGGAGTTATTCTTCCTGAATGCAAAATCTGCTGTCTACAAT GGGATTATAGAAGTTGAGAGTGAGAATGTCTTCAAATTGGCAGCAAATGCTTTGCAG GAGTCTAAAGGAGACTACACAAG TGATGAAGCCACACGAGCTGACTTAAAGAAACTGCCCACTCTTCCCACTAAAGTCCTCAAGGAGCACCCATCACTTGCATACTG TGAGGATCGAGTCACCGACTATTATAAACAACTAAGAGGAGTCTCCAGAGGACAGGCGATTGTGCA GTATCTGACACTTGTGGAATCCTTGCCCACATACGGTGTCCACTATTATGAAGTGAAG GATAAACAAGGGATGCCATGGTGGCTTGGGATCAGCTATAAAGGCATTGGCCAGTATGATCTACAAGATAAGCTGAAGCCTAGAAAG CTTTATCAGTGGAAGCAACTGGAAAATTTGTACTTCAGGGAGAAAAAGTTTGCAGTGGAGGTTAATGACCCACACAG GAGAGCAGTAACCAAACGGACCTTCGGACAGACAGGCCTCCTCATCCACACTTGGTATGCGAGCCACTCTTTAATCAAAACTATTTGGGTCATGGCTATTAGCCAACACCAGTTCTACTTGGacagaaaacaaagcaaa ACTAAACTCGGGGCCTCGAAAAGCTTGGAGGAAATCGCCATGGATCTCACTGAGCATGCAGGGGCAAAGATAAACAAACTTGGAGAGtcaatcctgaaaaataacttgaTTACAGCCAGCAATGGGAGCCTGGTATCAACAG GTTCTGGAGACTCCGAAATGAGTGAGGAGCAGAAGAAAGAGAAACTTTCTGAGCTGAGAAAAAAAGAGCAGGAGATTCAAGATCTCTTGGCCAAGAAGACAAAGGAACTAAAGAAGATTTGTTTGAGGGAAGCG GAGCTTACTGGCAAGCTGCCAAAGGAGTACCCCTTGTCTTCAGATGAACGACCACCACAGGTTAGACGGCGAGTTGGCACTGCTTTCAAGTTGGATGACCTTTTCCCTTACAATGAG GATCCTTTTCTGAGAAATCTGGAGAGCAGATTTGCCCTCCAGCAGAAGATAGTGGAGGCTGCTAAAAAGCTGGCAAATGAGTCAGAACTGTGTAAGACAGTCAAGAAGAAAAGGAGGAGAAACTGTTTAGATGCTATGCACAAGCTTCAGCAGATTGAGAATGAGATGAACCATTACCGAATCAAGAAGGGGAAAAGACCCACTCAGCGAGCTTCAGTAATCATTGCTG ATGAAATCATGCGATCAGATTGTAGCTCCTTGTCCAGCCTCCCGTTGGAGGACG ATGACTCGGATAGCGCTAGTCAGCGGCCACGATCACGGTCTGTGCAAGACTCCCCACAGTTCAGCCCATTACGCTCACTGGGAGCAGAATACGATGTGGAGAGGCAAACATCTCCAAGGGAAAATAACCATAACAAAAG ATTAGCTTTTGAAGGCCAAGAGGCTTCCCTCTACTACCACAAACCAAGAGAGGTCTCCTCCATCCACAGTAGCCCTTATAAAACCCTCCCCAGACCTCCCAGAGACCCCCGCAGCATGCCTCCCACACCAGTTATGACCCGCAATGCCTACAGCAGCAGCCAGCTCAG GTGCGAAGGCTTGCCTCATGGCTTCAGGGCTCGCAGTGGAAGTTTGGAGTCACAGCCCCAGTTGAGAAAGGACGAAGACCCAGAGAAGCCAGTTTTCACCTTGTCACCAGCCCACCGCAGCAACAGCACAGAGATGTTGGAGGATTGCTCTTCCTACACCAGTCAGTCCAGTCTGGACTTCTGCGGGCCTGCCAGTTCCCAATACAGCACCTTAGATTCCCGAAACTCCACCATGCATCGTCTCCACCGCAACGTGGAAGTGTATGGAAATACAGGGAGCATGCCCAACCTGGTGCAGCACCATTCTGGGTGTAGTTACGCCTGTGAGACCTCAGCACACTATGCACCCAGTGCCTACTACGTCTCCGGCTGTCCGTGTCCAGACATGGAGCCTTACGCTAATGGTTCCTATGTGTATGAGAGTGACGTAGAAGGCCACTACAACGTCAACCCCTCGTATCAAATGAACGGCTATCACGGACATGACAGATTCAGGCATTACGGCTCTGACCGAGCTGACGGCCTTTCCCAGAATCCCTACGCGACGGTGAGGCCGCCACGGAGCAGGGAGGGACCCAGAAATGAACTTTTGGCAAAGAACATGCAGAAGGCTATGGTAGCAGAACATCTGAGAGGGTGGTACCATCGGAACCGTGTCCCCAGAGAAGGAGAGCGAGCGGGATATGACTTTGACTGTGGCTCTCAGCTCAGCCTAGGCTACCAGACCATGCCGGCGGCATTCAGCCATTCCAGCAGGACAACCTCTTTCTCATCAG